In Pristis pectinata isolate sPriPec2 chromosome 2, sPriPec2.1.pri, whole genome shotgun sequence, the sequence TAACCATGGAAGGCACAGGTATATTTAAAAACTCCAGGGGAAAACAGCTAGCCAGAAGaatacaacttaaaaaaaattgagctaTGCATTAAGAACAtagttataagatatctttattagtcacatgtacatcaaaacacacagtgaaatgcatcttttgtgttgagttaCTCTAGTTTTGTATTGCTATTGctaattaattattttgtaacaatagaataaaaaatggaaatgaataaCTTGAATGCACATCGCACCTTTCACAGTGTCAGGTTCTTTGGAGctaatgaaataatttgaagatATGGTTGATGTGGACATCATGGTTGAACAGTTATTACTGCtgctcctcacagctccagggacctggtcCATTTgggacctggttcaatcctgacgttggGTGTGGattttgcatattctctctgtgaccctgttGGTTTCCtgtgggtggtctggtttcctcctacatcccagagatgtgctggtgggttaactggctgctgtaaaattcCCCCTTACTGTAGGTTAATGAAAGGCAATGGTTTATTACTTCCACATGTAGTGAGATGCAGGGAAAGGCTtgagttttgcatgccatgcagacagatcatgccatacataattacattcaggtagtaaaaacaaaacagaatgcagaataatgtagtACACACgatggtgtagtggttagtgtgacactattacagcaccagtgacccgagttcaattccggccactgtctgtaaggagtttgtacgttctccccgtgtctgcatgggtttcctctgggtgctctggtttcctcccacattccaaagacgtatgtgttaggaagctttgggcatgctattttggcgccggaagtatggcgacacttactggctgcccccagaacactctacgcaaaagatgcatttcactgtgttttgatgtacatgtgactaataaagatatcttatcttataatatagtgttgcagttaaagagaaagtgcagtgcaggtaaacacatAAAGAGATAATTGAAGCAGTGTTGTTTggcatgtgtgtgagagaaacTATGTTGGTGCAGGGAAATGAAGAGTGAGTGAATCGGACATTAATCCGATTTCCTTTGAACTAGTACCATGGAGTTGTATCTATTTAACATTATGGCATTCCTGCTGGTGTAGCACCCtcccagtactgcactggagtgccaACTATGTAATTGACCCTGTGCcatattagagtcatacaacatggaaacaggcccttcggcccaactcgtccatgctgaccatgatacccaccaagctagtcccatttgcccatgtttgagcCATAGCCCCCTAAACtcaacctatccatgtacctgtccaactgtcttctaaatATAGTTATtgcacttgcctcaaccacttcctctggcattttacacaccaacctctgcatgaaaaaattgctccctcaggtcccttttaaatatttcctctctcaccttaaacccatgccctcgagattttagttccccttcccctgGATAAAGaatatgtgtgttcaccctatatatgcccgtcatgattttatacacctctataaggtcatatAGAAGCATCCGAACCAACACTGGAATGACAAAGGCTCCCCAGCtcaagaccaagtgctggtaaatgggattagtataggtgggtagttgatggttggcatggatgtggtgggctgaagggccttattcTGACCTCCAGGGGAACTAACTGctggaaggaaagagaaacagagttgaaacAGCAAGCTTTTCGCCAGAAGAGTTTTGATGGCCTGAAATTTAATGTTAACTCTCTCCAAGGATATTAAGAAGtcccaacattttctggtgatgagatggtgacaaggaggtgtacaggagtgagatagatcggctggttgagtggtgctgcaacaacaacctcacactcaacgtcagcaagaccaaggaattgactgtggacttcaggaaggggaagtcgggagaactcACATCAGtatttattgaggggtcagcagtggaaagggtgagcagcttcaagttcctgggcgtcaacatctcagaggatctatctggggcccaacacattgatgcaatcatgaagaaggcacgccagtggctctacttcattaggagtttgaagagatttggcatgtcaccagagactcttgcaaatttctacagatgtacggtggagagcattctgactggttgcatcaccacctggtatggaggctccaatgcacaggatcacaagaggctgcagagggttgtagactcagccagctccatcatgggcacaaccctccccgccatcgaggacatcttcacaaggcagtgcctcaagaaggtggcacctcaagaaggcggcatccatccttAATGGACtgtcaccacctgggacatgcccgcttctcgttactgccatctgggaggaggtacaggagcctgaagacccacactcaaagtttcaggaacagcttcttcccctccaccatcagatttctgaatgggccatgaacccatgaacactacctctttattcctcttttgcactatttatttatttttgtaacttgtggcaatttttatgtcttgcattgtactgctgccgaaaaacaacaagtttcaccaCATATATcagtgaacctgattctgattcttattctggtTGTCCAGTGACCCAAGTATTTGGTGTTTGGGATGGGACTTGGTCTCACCATCTCTCCTGAAATCAAGGGTGACTCCAGCGCCAAGGAGCTCGCCCCCAAGCCAAGAACAGGGTGCGACTGTGCCGCCAGGAACGCCCCGAGAGCGCAGGTGAAGCGGGAATGAGTAAAATGCACGGTTGGTGCAATGTGTCTGACGTCTTCGTCCCGGCTCCTTGATCAGTGACGCGCACTGGCTTCATGTTGCATTGGGGATTGCGCCGGGTGCACGGAGCCCTTTTAACATTGCAAAGACCAAGTCTGCCCCGCTTTTGGCAAATAAAGGAACTTGGGTTTATTGGCAGATCTCCGCAATTGGGAGCTGGGTTGCAGCTGCAAGATCTTGTTGGATGCGGCAGGGTCGGGCATtgagctgtgtgtgtgtttgtggcagAGGAAGCGAGGACGgccggagagagagagagagagggggagagagactggggagCCCGGTGAGTGTGTTTCAAGGACCCTGCATTCCTCGCCGCAGTTCTCCGCAGTGGCGTCTCTCCTTGTCTGTGCTGCACAGGTGCAGACTTGCATGGTGCACCTGTGCAAGTCGGTGTCCCTCtcactgttggggagggaagtCCAAACGCGCTACTGGGGTGGGTCCGGGACGCTGCCTCTCACTGCCGTTCATTGCTGTGTGCTTCCCTTCCCAGCGCAAGGGTCTCCCGGTGTGGCAGCCCCTGCAGAAAGCCACCCGTTGTTTAATCCCGAGGACGGACAGGGGTGAAGGTACACTCGGAATACTGTGCCGGAGTCACGCTTGGTTGGTGTTAGAGCGCTGCGCTGGGAGCTTTCCGATACCCCGCGTCCGGCTGAAAATGCCGGGTCAGAAATAGGCTGCGGGACTGTCTGGGAAATTCATGGGGAAGGCTGCCGTCCGGCGCTGCCTTCCGTTTCACTGAAGGGTTGGTATTGATTGTTCGCACAGAGTCAGCTGCGGAAGGGAAACGGTAAATATTGTTTGAAATATGAAAAGGAGGCTCAACGTGgaacgtgtgtgtgtctgtataacTGTGCGTGTGTATGTCTAACTGTGTGTGTCTAACTATGCGTGTATGTGCGTGTCTAATTCTGTCTGTCTATATCtaactgtgtgtatgtgtgtgtgtatgtttaactgcttgtatgtctgtgtgtgtgtatgtctaaCTGTGTGTGTCTAATTGTCTGTgtcaaactgtgtgtgtgtgtgtgtgtgtgtctagcTCTGTCTGCCTAACTCTGCGTGTGTAACTGTATGTGTGTGCCTAACTTTGTGTGTCTaactgtgtgtgtatatgtgtgtccaattctgtgtgtgtatgtgtgcatgtgtgtgtctaacactgtgtctgtgtgtgcatgtgtgtgtctaacTCTGTGTGTATGACTGtgtatgcacatgtgtgtgtgtgtttgtgcctaATTGTGTGCATGTATGCGCCTAACATCTGTATGTCtgcttttgttgttttttttgtgaatctttatttgtgtgtggttctgtgtatatgttttgtgtgtgtgtgtgtgtgtatgcctttATCTGTCTGTCCAGTGTGTGTGTTTACTTGCCTGCCCATGTATACATCTATTTGCGTGTTTCTGAGTAcctctgactgtgtgtgtgtgagagaccatGCACGTAATGATTAACATTCAGTACACATTGATACATGGAACTCACCTCATCCATTGTGAACCAGGTAGGTTGTATTGTGTGGTTTTTATAGTGGGGAGGAAGGATATTGAGAAAACATGTCTaatttttctgatgaaaggttatcaacctgaaataatgatttctctttccatggttggtgcctgacctgctgactattcctgacattatctggttttatttcagacttaaagCATCAGCAGTATTTTTGAGTTTTGATTACATTTAGTATTGACAGAATGTGGTTTTCATACGTGCATTCTTGAAATAGAGAGAGCTCAATGTCGTCTGGCATTTAAAAATACTATTAATTGAGACTGGCAAGTATCTTGGTCATTAATATACTTGGCAACAACTATTGACAGCCATTATTGTTAAAAAGATCCACTACATCTATTATTTATGCAGTTTACAGTGATTCTTTGTATCTCTTGAATCTATGTTCATATAAGAAGTGCCAAATATTTCTGAATGCTTCAGTAAAGTTGATAAGATTGTTTGGCAAAGAGAGGGAAAATGTTGGGTAGGAGGTGGTCTTAAATTCTCTTCCTCTAATGCAAGATGTAATTCAGATCTGGATTTCTCTCCCATGACACAGGGAACGATGAGCTCTTAAGAAGTACTTGGGCTCCCAGTGACACTTGGACAAGGAATTTAAATCAAAGGCAAAGACTGCATTGGCACCTTATCCTGAGTCAAGGCCACAGGACCGGATGGGGACAATAGCAGGAGAACTGGATGCCCAGACAGTGCCAAGGTTGGTAGTGGGCAGTGAAGGCCTTGGAGGAAGCTCTTGCAGCAACAGCCAATGGAAACCAACATCTCCAGACCATCAGAAGGCTCTGGGCTCATGTCCTGGGACAAATGTGGGCGTCGCCAGCTCCGCTCCTCCTCCATTTGCACCCGGCCAGGATGGGTCCGGCGAAGGGGAACAGGAACAGACGAGTGCACCAGCCGCAGGGAATGACAGTTGTGACAGCGCAGGCAAGGACACTGTGAAGCAAAGTCAGTTAGCCATAGCACCGGGCAAGCAGACGGGAAGTGGGCCAGAAACACAGCAAATAGAACATTCTCAACCTGGACCTTCTGGTGGTCTACATAGCAAGGATGGGGACACAGGGCCTCCTGGGACTGATGGTGAGCTGATCAAGGGTGTGGGCACAGAACTCCCTGGGACTGATGGTCAGTGTCCCAAGGTAATGGACACAGAACATCCTGGGACTGACGATCAGCAGATCAAGTGTGTGGACACAGAACCTTCTGGGATTGATGGTCAGCCGATCAAGTGTGTGGATACAGTTGATGTTCAACAGACCAAGGGAGTGGATACAGGACCCCTTGAGGCAGATGTTCAACAGACCAAGGATGTGGATATAGAGCTTCCTGGGGCTGATGGTCAATGGACCAATGATACAGACACAGGACCACCTGGGGCTGTTGGTCAACTGATCAAGTGTGTGGACACAGAATCTCCTGGGACTGATGGTCAGTGGACCAAGGTTGTGGATACAGGGCTTCCTGGGACTGATAGTAAGTTGGTCGATATTGGAAACACAGGACCTACTGTGGTTAATAGTCGGCAGAAAAAAGGTTTGGACACTCAACTTTCTGGGGCTGATGATCAGTGGACTATGGATGTGGAATCTGGACCTTCTGGGACTGACAGTCACCAGACAATGGTTTGGGGCACAGGATCTTTTGGAACCAATGATGTGGAGACCCACAGTCAACACCTTAAAGGAGATGAGAAGGGTTCAGAACTGGGTCAAGAGATAAGACTGGATGGGCACCTCCAAAAATCTCCCCATGTCCAGAAAACTGAATGGGATGGCAttgaaagagaagggggaaagaaTGTTGGCGGTGAGACTGACCCAGCAATGAAGGATAATGTCGAACCAGGTGACAGGAAAGGAGGAACAGCTGAAGCTGAATCTGAAGCTGAAAACAGTGAGCAGCAACTGGGAATTGGAATGAAGGGAGATGCCATTCCCAAAACTGGCCCGCCATTTCTTGAGGAAATTCATGGGCTACAGATTGCATCAAAGGGAAACAAACTGTCTATCCACGACTGTCCCACAGAACAGCAGTCAACCATGCCACCATTGGGTGCTGAATCAAACCAAAGGGGAAAAAGCCAACAAGATGAGTGCAAATTTAAGGACGCAGAGACAATGACGACCCAGTCTCCAGCCAGCTCCTTTCCTCCCAACCGGAATAGGTCCTGTCGGGATGTTGAGGTCCAGGCAGTCCTGCAAAGTTTTCAGTGTAAATCAACCGCAACCAGTCCCAAGAGCCCAGTGCCTGGATTGGCAGGAAGCTCACTGAGTGATTACTGGGGTGCTCAGAAAGTCTGTTCAGAAAGTAGTAACTCCAAACCCTACATGGCTAATAACCACACGGTGTGCATCAGTGGCGCCCAGCAGGGGTTGGAACAACTGAAGATCACTTGTACATTTGCAGAGGACTCTGAGCAATCAAGTATCATTTGTGAGCTCAGTGAAGAGTCAACTGGCATGGAATCCTGTCAGGGTAACAAAGAAAATGAGCAGAAATCTCCTCAGGGATCTGACTGTCATCGGCTGACAATGACTCGTGACAACAGAAGTGGGCTGCTTGTTTCTGGAGTTCCAGATCATGGACAGGGGCAATCTGCTGCTGTCATAAGTCAATCAAAACTTGGTGAAACTGGACCACATGACCACTTGCAGCTCAGAGCAGAACCTGACTACTCAAAAGGTATGTCTCAGATACACCAAGGACCCAAGCAGTCAGAGAATGCTTGTGTTGATGGTGACAATTCAGACCAATCAAATATTAATAATAGCATCAGACAAGAAGCCTCCCACCTCCCCTCGTTACATTGTGTTGCTGAAGCATCTGTACATAGCCGTGTTGCTGCTTGCCCCAATAACAAAAACAACCAATCACAAACCATCCTTGGTAAAGCAGGCCAGTCCAGCATTGCTGCTGACATCAGTATGAAAGTCCAACCACAGAGAAGTAGCAAAGAATCTGACCAATCAAAACAAGGACCTGTAATAAGTTGGCAATCTGGCCAACTAAAGGACAGCTGTAATAAATCTGACCAATTGAAAATAGACTCTGACATTAGCAAGCCAGTCAAAAGCCTAGAATTTGCTAAAGACATTCAAGGGATATCTGATTGGTCACTCATTGTGGATAATGATGAAAAGGATTGTGCTCAAGCACAAGCGGCTGGTGACAGGATTAATTATTCTGGCCAATCAGGTGTCAAAAAGGAGCACGTTCAGTCAAAACATGACCCCAGAAAGGAAACTAAGCAATCTAAAGATGGTATCAATATAATATCTGTCCAACTGCAAAGTATAGAACCTGGCCAATCACAAAGCCCTTACAATATCATAGAGGAAACTGATCAGCCAGACTCTGACCAGAACGCAAGGAAAGCATCCAGCCAATCAAAAGATGCACACAGTATTAATAAGGGATTGGCCCAGTCACAAGCTGCTTGTGATGTCAGGAAAGAACCTAGGCAATTGAAAACTGATTTGAACAACAGCAAAGGACCTGGCCAGCTAACAGCTTCATATGACAACTGTAAGGAAGTAGCCCGATCGAAAG encodes:
- the LOC127587260 gene encoding uncharacterized protein LOC127587260, translated to MGTIAGELDAQTVPRLVVGSEGLGGSSCSNSQWKPTSPDHQKALGSCPGTNVGVASSAPPPFAPGQDGSGEGEQEQTSAPAAGNDSCDSAGKDTVKQSQLAIAPGKQTGSGPETQQIEHSQPGPSGGLHSKDGDTGPPGTDGELIKGVGTELPGTDGQCPKVMDTEHPGTDDQQIKCVDTEPSGIDGQPIKCVDTVDVQQTKGVDTGPLEADVQQTKDVDIELPGADGQWTNDTDTGPPGAVGQLIKCVDTESPGTDGQWTKVVDTGLPGTDSKLVDIGNTGPTVVNSRQKKGLDTQLSGADDQWTMDVESGPSGTDSHQTMVWGTGSFGTNDVETHSQHLKGDEKGSELGQEIRLDGHLQKSPHVQKTEWDGIEREGGKNVGGETDPAMKDNVEPGDRKGGTAEAESEAENSEQQLGIGMKGDAIPKTGPPFLEEIHGLQIASKGNKLSIHDCPTEQQSTMPPLGAESNQRGKSQQDECKFKDAETMTTQSPASSFPPNRNRSCRDVEVQAVLQSFQCKSTATSPKSPVPGLAGSSLSDYWGAQKVCSESSNSKPYMANNHTVCISGAQQGLEQLKITCTFAEDSEQSSIICELSEESTGMESCQGNKENEQKSPQGSDCHRLTMTRDNRSGLLVSGVPDHGQGQSAAVISQSKLGETGPHDHLQLRAEPDYSKGMSQIHQGPKQSENACVDGDNSDQSNINNSIRQEASHLPSLHCVAEASVHSRVAACPNNKNNQSQTILGKAGQSSIAADISMKVQPQRSSKESDQSKQGPVISWQSGQLKDSCNKSDQLKIDSDISKPVKSLEFAKDIQGISDWSLIVDNDEKDCAQAQAAGDRINYSGQSGVKKEHVQSKHDPRKETKQSKDGINIISVQLQSIEPGQSQSPYNIIEETDQPDSDQNARKASSQSKDAHSINKGLAQSQAACDVRKEPRQLKTDLNNSKGPGQLTASYDNCKEVARSKAGDFAKKESVQSKNTPHLSKQSDSFKTGKAKQTIDVEVEPEQMASDASKETVQSKNVRDVIWDEQGMTWEVYGASLDPESLGFAIQCHLQRQIVEYEKQIKVNNQSKRSASIDATPGSNKPNKRRQQNIFRTVLQNMRSPQCCVRPEPSSVID